One Vanacampus margaritifer isolate UIUO_Vmar chromosome 20, RoL_Vmar_1.0, whole genome shotgun sequence DNA window includes the following coding sequences:
- the LOC144040318 gene encoding natterin-3-like has product MAEVEKMSLEDGNNEKLGQRCHPLKIPLKVTLLLLLCLLVASTIAIVIVWKESYPNWVPAPGAALATPSESLFSDNVNLKWVKWEGSLPDGAVGFYIHYTGRTDYVCTYHCIPGFYNPALGPYCHYPFGAVEHNGTDFDILTNIDNFEILEWKEGSYGSVPLNSVETCLDYETNYVGRNKYGLGKVVPSQEAFFLPWKGSEYWYKSYQILTINQDPYEQHICNVRYDLDHAAIFENSSRTIHITNMINRGCKTLTKTLNITETTMIENTWNIGRAIKMGVKSSITANVPLLSSGNLSLSSKMTFQFSSKTTHAETISRLETMNVEVPLNHSCEMRMEIRKTTIDIPYKALLTRKYRNCKTKRTTISGTFNGGVVEDAHTRMQRCRPVYNAEPCP; this is encoded by the exons ATGGCTGAGGTGGAGAAAATGAGCCTTGAGGATGGAAACAATGAAAAACTTGGACAAAGGTGCCATCCACTTAAGATTCCACTTAAG GTAACGCTGCTGTTGTTGCTGTGCTTGCTTGTGGCCAGCACCATTGCCATCGTCATCGTATGGAAAGA ATCCTATCCCAACTGGGTTCCGGCTCCGGGCGCCGCTCTGGCCACTCCGTCTGAGTCCCTGTTTAGCGACAACGTTAACCTGAAGTGGGTGAAGTGGGAAGGGTCACTGCCCGACGGTGCAGTGGGCTTCTACATCCACTACACAGGGCGCACCGACTATGTGTGCACGTACCATTGCATACCGGGCTTCTACAACCCCGCCCTGGGACCCTACTGCCACTACCCCTTTGGAGCAGTCGAGCACAATGGCACCGATTTCGACATCCTGACCAACATTGACAACTTTGAGATCCTGGAGTGGAAGGAAGGCTCATACGGCTCTGTGCCGCTGAACAGTGTGGAGACGTGCCTCGATTACGAGACCAACTACGTGGGCAGGAACAAATACGGCCTTGGCAAGGTGGTGCCGAGCCAAGAGGCCTTCTTCTTGCCGTGGAAGGGCTCCGAGTACTGGTACAAGAGCTACCAAATCCTGACCATCAACCAGGACCCGTACGAGCAGCACATCTGCAACGTCCGCTACGACCTGGACCATGCGGCCATCTTCGAGAACTCGTCCCGGACCATTCACATCACCAATATGATCAATAGGGGCTGCAAG ACGTTGACTAAGACGCTGAATATCACCGAGACTACCATGATTGAGAACACATGGAACATCGGCCGGGCTATCAAGATGGGCGTCAAGAGCAGCATCACGGCCAATGTCCCGCTACTGTCGTCAGGCAACCTGAGTTTGAGCAGTAAGATGACCTTCCAGTTCTCCAGCAAGACCACCCATGCGGAGACCATCTCCCGCTTGGAGACCATGAATGTGGAGGTGCCACTCAACCACTCATGCGAGATGCGAATGGAGATACGGAAGACGACGATCGACATACCGTACAAGGCCCTCCTCACCCGCAAGTACCGCAACTGCAAGACCAAGAGGACGACCATATCGGGCACCTTCAACGGCGGCGTCGTTGAAGACGCGCACACTAGGATGCAGCGTTGCCGGCCCGTGTACAACGCAGAGCCCTGCCCATGA
- the LOC144040319 gene encoding natterin-3-like has product MNNCEPGFYNPALGPYCHFPSGTVEHKGTDFDILTNIDNFEILEWKEGSYGSVPLNSVETCLGYETTYVGRNKYVLGKVVPSQEAFFLPWKGSEYWYKSYQILTINQDPYEQHISNVRYDLDRAAIFENSPQTIDITNIINERCKTLTMTLNITATTKIENTWNIGQAIKMGVKGSITANVPLLSSGNLRLSSEMTFQFSSKTARAETISRLETVNVEVPPNHSCEMRMEIRKTTIDIPCKALLTRKYSNGKTRKTTISGTFNGVIFEDVGVVVECRPVDNAEPCPR; this is encoded by the exons ATGAACAATTGCGAACCGGGCTTCTACAACCCCGCCCTGGGACCCTACTGCCACTTCCCCTCTGGGACAGTCGAGCACAAGGGCACCGATTTCGACATCCTGACCAACATTGACAACTTTGAGATCCTGGAGTGGAAGGAAGGCTCATACGGCTCTGTGCCGCTGAACAGTGTGGAGACGTGCCTCGGTTACGAGACCACCTACGTGGGCAGGAACAAATACGTCCTTGGCAAGGTGGTGCCGAGCCAAGAGGCCTTCTTCCTGCCGTGGAAGGGCTCCGAGTACTGGTACAAGAGCTACCAAATCCTGACCATCAACCAGGACCCGTACGAGCAGCACATCTCCAACGTCCGCTACGACCTGGACCGTGCGGCCATCTTCGAGAACTCGCCCCAGACCATTGACATCACCAATATCATCAATGAGCGCTGCAAG ACGTTGACCATGACGCTGAATATCACCGCGACTACCAAGATTGAGAACACATGGAACATCGGCCAGGCTATCAAGATGGGCGTCAAGGGCAGCATCACGGCCAATGTCCCGCTACTGTCGTCAGGCAACCTGAGATTGAGCAGTGAGATGACCTTCCAGTTCTCCAGCAAGACCGCCCGTGCGGAGACCATCTCCCGCTTGGAGACCGTGAATGTGGAGGTGCCACCCAACCACTCATGCGAGATGCGAATGGAGATACGGAAGACGACGATCGACATACCGTGTAAGGCCCTCCTCACCCGCAAGTATAGCAACGGCAAGACCAGGAAGACGACCATATCGGGCACCTTCAACGGCGTCATCTTTGAAGATGTGGGCGTTGTGGTGGAGTGCCGACCCGTGGACAACGCAGAGCCCTGCCCACGATGA